The stretch of DNA CGGAAATGCCAGAACAACCGCTTCGACGTCATCATCATTGAGTAAGTCAACGTCGTTGCTGTACATTTTGGGTGGATTAAAGCGTTTGGCAGCATTTGTTCTGTTTGTCTCAATCATGTCCGCTGCAGCAACTAACTCAATGTGTGATGCCTCTGATGCGATACTGAGGTGATTGCTTCCGATCACACCACACCCGATTACGCCTACTTTTACTGGTTTCATAATCTTAATGGCAAATTTTCGGCTCGCAAGTTACGCCGAAAACTCCTTTCTCAGATGAAGTCTAAGCGACAGGAGCAAGCTCCTAATCACTACTGACACTTGGAATTAAGCCTAAACTGATTCGCTTAGTATGGCATGGAATCGAATTGATGTCAAGGGAATTGTGAGAGATTTACAGAAGCAGCAGAAGTTGCGATAGGGAGAGATGGGCGAATCTACAGGGTCCGCCCTATCAAAGGATAGGAGCATTTATGGTGGAACCGAAAAATAAATAGGCATTTTGTAGGAGGTTTTTGCTTGGGGGTTTCCGTTTCTTGTCCGGCATTTCTACCATCAAAGCGTAATACCCAACCGTTGATGTCGCGCTGCGCTACAATCGTTCCGCGCTCTGTTTCACAGTTATGGCACTCGCACTCCTCGCTTGTCATCCAGAGGTATCCGAAACAATTTCGAACACAGCTACCGCGACATCAGCCCACTGCAACTTTCTGTAGAATCCGTGCTCCGGACATTCGGCATCCACTGGTATACGTCTAAACATCTCACGCGTGGGATGATGCTCGCTTATTTGAAGACGAAACTCCAACCTTCAGTTCACTTGATTGAGTAAATATATTGCCTCAACGATATCGGGCACGAAGCCTATAACGATAACTTCAGCGGAGTTTTGTGATATCCCAAAGAATCACTGTGCCATCCCTACCAGCACTAACAAAAGTACTGCTATCTCGGCTAAACGCAAGATCAGAAACCTCGGACCCATGTCCAATTATTGTTTTTAGTGGTTTACCTGTTGTAACATCCCATAGGAGAGTCTCCATGAGACGACTACTTGCCAGAATCTTCCCATCTGGACTGAACGCGAGCCTATCTACAACCCCAGATTCATCTGTCTTAAGAATCCTATCAGGAGAACCCGTTGAGATGTTCCATAGACGAATCTCGTGAGCACCAGCACTAACGAGAGTGTGTCCATCTGGACTGGATACAAGTTCATCAACAAAAAAAATTCTTACTTGGTGATCAACAAATTTCTTGAGGCGTTTTCCTGTTGCAACATCCCATAAAAAAAGTCCTTTACCTATACCAGATCCGCCTGCGAGAGTGCGTCCATCTGGACTGAATACAAGTTTTTCCGGCGCATATTCATACCCTGTAAGGGTATGACGGAGCGATCCTGTTGCAGTATCCCATAGACGGATGGTATTATCATCACTACCGCTGGTCAGAATTGTACCGTCTGGACTGAACACAACCTCCGAGACAGTGTCTGTATGTCCTGTAAGGGTATGACGGAGCGATCCTGTTGCAGTATCCCATAGACGAATAGTGCGATCCCTACTTCCACTGGCAAGAGTCGCCCCATCTGGACTAAACGTGAGAGTTTGACGGTAAGCACCAGTGTCAGCATTCCATCGATGAATTTTAAGAAAGTCGTAACCGTTATTACTATAGGTAAAAATTTCGCCACCCGGAGGAAATAAAAGAATGTTTCTACCTCCTGTATGCCCTGGGATAATTAGACGGGAGTCGTTTGTATTAGTATTCCATAGACGGATGGTATGATCGTCGCTACCACTTGCCAAAACTTTGCTGTCAGGACTAAATACAAGGCAAGTAACTGCTCCTGTATGACCAATGATAGTCCCTTGATATTCGCCTGTTACAGCATCCCACAAGCAAATCGTGCCATCCTGACATCCACCGACCAGGGTTGTCCCGTCCGGGCTAAAAGCGATATCAAGAATATCATCTTTATGTCCAGTGAGGGTCTGTAGATGAGTCTCTGTTGCAACATCCCAGAGACGAAAAGTCCCATCTGAACTACTACTGGCAAGAATCGTGCCGTCTGGACTAAATGCAAGATCGGTAACAGTGTCTGTGTGACCTATAAGTATTTGCCGAAGTGCCCCTGTTGTAGTATCCCAGAGACGGATAGTGCGATCCCTACTTCCACTGGCAAGAGTCGCCCCATCTGGACTAAACGAAACCTCTCCGACATAGTCTGTATGTCATAACATCCCAGAGACGAATCACGCAGTCCACGGTTCGATAATCTGGATACATTAAGCTCTCCATGAGGTTCTCAAGGTCTTGAATACTTTTCTCCCTCCTCTCATTAAATACATCACTCATTACATCTAAGTCCAGTGGCTCCTCATCAAGGCGCTTCTCAAGGCGCTTATCTAAGTCCAGTGAGTTAAGGCGATGCTGCTCCTCAAGGTGCTCATAGGGACTGGGGTTAATTCTACCAGCAAGGATACTCCCATCTAGACTAAATGAAACTCCAGAAACATCATCCGTATCTTCCATAGGAATTTGATGTGATGCTCCGGTGGCAGGATCCCATAGATAAACATCACCGTCGTGACTAGCACTGACAAGAGTGAGACCGTCGTGTCGAAACACCAAGTCATCAACACCATCCGTATGATCTGTAAGTAGGGCAAGCTCTTCACTGTTAGCAGCGTCATATAGCCAAATTCCAGTAGGACCAGATACCGTAAGAACAGTGCCATCTGGAGAATATACCAAATCACCTATCAAGCCTTTGCCGAAACGCACTTTAGCTCCCTCAGGTAAGCTGAATTGGGTATAGGCATCATATTGAGCAAAACTATTTGACAAATCGAAGGCTAAAACTATTAATAGACATACATAATACGACCGAAAATTGATGATCATTAGCTTATTTTTCATTCAATTCCCCTTTACTATTTAAACCCAAGTTGCCACCTATTTATGGACATAGCACTCCGCTGGAGTGCAGGGAGTGAATACACCGTTTTCTATAGACATATCACCTCTACGGGGTGTGGAAAGGGACTAAAAAGCCAAAATTTGTTAGTAACAACTTGGGTTATTTAACGTGAGTTTGAAAAAGTTTAGTAGTTGAAAAGCATAGGTAAATCGCTGATTTCGCTGAGTTCCTGTGGGTTCACCGAGGGTTTGTTCTTCAAAAGCAGGTAAGCGATCAAGGCAGAAAAGACATTCACTTGGAGGTTAGCGAAGTTTCTATGCCGGATGTATTCCAACTGCGTCTGCGTTTTCAGTACCTTGATCACCGATTCAATGATCGTCTTAGAGAGTGGCCCGAATTTCCGGTGGCAGTACAGTCTTGTGAGCAAGTCTTTCATGCTACCCATTTCGCGAAGTTAGTATAACCATCATCTCTTACCCAATCATAGATCCTATAATCTGACAAAAGTTTATAAAATTTCCCTCGTTTGAGTGGGGAGGCTACAGTTTTTAACGTATAGGAGGCGAGGTCTTGGTATTGAACCCATTTTCTATTTTTCAACTCATAAACATGCAACTTCCTTCCATTGTCGCTGTATTTGTAGCCAAGACAGGCAAATGGGTTAGGACCTAAACGTTTTGTTCTTCGATTTTTATCTTTGATGCCATTGATATGCACGCCCAAAATTTGATTTCCTTTTTCCATACTTTTTATGATTTCGTATCGAACCCACCTTCGCGCGTAAGTT from Candidatus Poribacteria bacterium encodes:
- a CDS encoding WD40 repeat domain-containing protein, producing MWDAVTGEYQGTIIGHTGAVTCLVFSPDSKVLASGSDDHTIRLWNTNTNDSRLIIPGHTGGRNILLFPPGGEIFTYSNNGYDFLKIHRWNADTGAYRQTLTFSPDGATLASGSRDRTIRLWDTATGSLRHTLTGHTDTVSEVVFSPDGTILTSGSDDNTIRLWDTATGSLRHTLTGYEYAPEKLVFSPDGRTLAGGSGIGKGLFLWDVATGKRLKKFVDHQVRIFFVDELVSSPDGHTLVSAGAHEIRLWNISTGSPDRILKTDESGVVDRLAFSPDGKILASSRLMETLLWDVTTGKPLKTIIGHGSEVSDLAFSRDSSTFVSAGRDGTVILWDITKLR
- a CDS encoding TIR domain-containing protein, with the protein product MAKRVFFSFHYQDVIDFRANVVRNHWLTKPDRKDAGFFDASIWETAKRTNSLALKRLINSELQNTSVTVVLIGSGTYARRWVRYEIIKSMEKGNQILGVHINGIKDKNRRTKRLGPNPFACLGYKYSDNGRKLHVYELKNRKWVQYQDLASYTLKTVASPLKRGKFYKLLSDYRIYDWVRDDGYTNFAKWVA